The Fimbriimonadales bacterium genome has a window encoding:
- a CDS encoding acetoin utilization protein AcuC has protein sequence MIPNFFYRPEMLEYDFGSFHPLRPERLKKTIEVLDELHAIEPIASPPAKIEDLLRVHDMEYIEAVQKAGTIPNPSEKKWTQFGLGTEDNPIFEKMHEKALWYVGGSVAAAEKIRDGEKISFNLSGGLHHAHRNRASGFCIYNDPAIMISILRERFEKVAYIDIDVHHGDGVQWIYYDDPTVMTISIHESGRTLFPGTGFVNETGAENTSINIPLEAYTTGDVWVWAFKEVVPRALEKFVPHAIVLQMGADAHFDDPLAHLLVSVQEWLEAVRIVKSFGLPIAACGGGGYNLSTVPRMWSAACILLGEENSSIIERFYDSSLPQPREQGKKEAERVVKELLENVLK, from the coding sequence GTGATTCCGAATTTTTTCTATCGCCCGGAAATGCTCGAGTACGATTTTGGTTCTTTTCATCCTTTACGCCCAGAGAGACTGAAAAAAACTATCGAAGTGCTTGATGAATTGCATGCAATCGAGCCCATCGCTTCCCCCCCAGCGAAAATCGAAGACCTTCTGCGGGTGCACGATATGGAATACATCGAGGCAGTCCAGAAAGCGGGTACTATCCCGAACCCGTCCGAAAAGAAATGGACTCAGTTTGGGTTAGGCACTGAAGATAATCCTATTTTCGAGAAAATGCACGAGAAGGCTTTATGGTACGTGGGGGGGTCTGTGGCGGCAGCAGAGAAAATCCGCGACGGAGAAAAGATTTCGTTCAATTTGAGTGGAGGACTGCATCATGCGCATCGCAATCGTGCAAGCGGTTTCTGCATTTATAACGACCCGGCAATCATGATTTCGATACTACGCGAACGTTTCGAAAAAGTAGCGTATATAGACATCGATGTTCATCATGGAGACGGTGTGCAATGGATTTATTATGACGATCCTACGGTGATGACAATCAGCATCCACGAATCCGGTCGCACGTTATTTCCTGGAACGGGATTCGTGAACGAAACCGGAGCAGAGAACACCTCGATAAATATTCCATTAGAAGCATATACGACAGGTGATGTATGGGTTTGGGCATTTAAAGAGGTAGTCCCACGTGCATTAGAAAAGTTCGTTCCTCACGCAATAGTTTTACAGATGGGAGCGGATGCCCATTTCGACGACCCTTTAGCGCATCTTTTGGTTTCGGTTCAAGAGTGGTTAGAAGCGGTAAGAATCGTGAAAAGTTTCGGATTGCCAATTGCTGCGTGCGGAGGTGGAGGTTATAATCTTTCCACCGTTCCGCGCATGTGGAGTGCGGCTTGCATCCTTTTAGGGGAAGAAAATTCCTCGATCATCGAAAGATTCTACGATTCCTCATTGCCGCAACCGCGAGAACAAGGTAAAAAGGAAGCGGAGCGAGTAGTGAAGGAATTGCTCGAAAATGTGTTGAAATGA